The sequence GGTGATCGCGGCGGTCTCGCGAGCGCGCGCGAGCGGGCTGGTCAAGATGCGGTCGGGCCTCGGCCACCCGCGCGTGCTCACGCCGGCCCGCGTCGGTCAGCGGCCGATCGCGGTCGTCCGGCCAACAGCGCGGATCCGCGTCCCCCGCGTCGGCATGGCGCATCACGACGAGACGCCTGCCGTCTACTATCGCACGGTCGCGCCGCCCATTTCCTTGCCTCGTCGGGACCTTCGGCCTACTCTGATGGCTCGATGAGAGCGAAGTGGATGCTCGTCGTGTTCGGGCCGGCGCTCCTCATGCTGGTCGGCAGCATCCTCGTGATGCTCTTCGTCCCGCACCCGGTGCCCAAGACCGCCACCGGCGGTCAGCGCCTCTACCTGACCTACTGCGCGACGTGCCACGGCGCCAACGGCCACGGGTCGTGGCGGGCGTGGCTCTTCTTGATGCGGCCCGGCGATCTCGCCGACCCGCGTCTGGTGGACTCCCTCTCCGACGACTACGTGATCATGCTGATCAAGAACGGCGGCGCCACCCTCGGCAAGCCGGGGATGCCCGCCTTCGGCTATCACCTCACGGATGAGCAGGTCCGCGAGACGGTGCGCTACCTGCGCACGCTGCCTCGGCCGGAGAAGGCGGGGAAGGGGTAGGAGGCGGGCCCGAGCTCAGGCGCGCGGACGGATGTCCGCCATCGTCTGGCTCAGCACCGCCTTGTCGAAGGGCTTGGTGATCACGAAGT is a genomic window of Candidatus Methylomirabilota bacterium containing:
- a CDS encoding cytochrome c, giving the protein MRAKWMLVVFGPALLMLVGSILVMLFVPHPVPKTATGGQRLYLTYCATCHGANGHGSWRAWLFLMRPGDLADPRLVDSLSDDYVIMLIKNGGATLGKPGMPAFGYHLTDEQVRETVRYLRTLPRPEKAGKG